In Flavobacterium sp. N1736, the following are encoded in one genomic region:
- a CDS encoding HYR domain-containing protein, which produces MRNFTLSKFNSFKLVFFILLLLSTTQTRAQFPYSQSFKNSTAPGVLFGGSPVAFLTAGAGAKDGYTDLEGSGYLRLTNSQGSQKGIVYSDMYSFPSAYGMTITFEYYTHGGNGADGIAFILFDATASPVATGAFGGSLGYAQRNTETGFSKGYLGIGIDEYGNYSANNEGKSGGVAVLPSNITLRGAGTGTTGYAYLTSVQTTALATPFNVAGNDRTATDNTKAGFRKMEVVLKPRSGGGFFINVYLTHGSVRDLIINNYAYTTTAPSNLKFAISSSTGGSNNFHEIRNLNITVDQSTLLTPVANADSLIGCVGLPATSGDITANDNGTVNTLGTINKSTVDLDTATAGIQTSNTVAGKGTFTYDSSTGNVTFTPLNNTVVGPVAINYTFNDTYNKTSNSSTITYNTYTPIANNTITAPSPSSFCTSPNDPGNIVGSTATGGTTTLTYQWYSSLDNVTFNPISGATGLSYDPPSTSTTAYYRREVTSATCKNTSNVVSIIFGTASTPTATAATAVTCNSFTANWNAVPNASSYGLSVSTNSGFTSHVGNFDGRDLTSATSYNVTGLTSGQTYYFKVWSFNSCGVGATSSNVISVIVGNGSVAGTVSSAQTICSGSSPADLTLNGYTGTIQWQSSTDNSSFNNILSATGSTLTSAQMGTLSANKYYRAVVTSGSCTPANTASVLITISPVPTLATAAQSATVCVGSTARINLTGLLANSTSTIVYSIDGVSQTPVTGVIANASGASGFDSAVLTAANDGKILKITGITTTSTTPNCTSAVDKDVVLSVNATSIGGTIAAVPAICAGTSPANLVLSGNTGTVVKWQKSTDSGFTSPVDIAGNSTTLTGATIGNLNTSTYFRAIVQNGVCSAAFSSSVLVTVNALPTILSLTGNTICVSPGGNGTITSSTSETGISYQLYNSGNTAVQTAKSGTGSALSWTGLAAGNGYYVIATNTSTTCTSTSGTVNITTTPNPVALTLTGSSICVSPGGNGTITSSTSATGINYQLYNSGNTAVQTAKSGTGSALSWTGLAAGNGYYVIATNTSTTCTSTSSTVNITTTPNPVVLILTGSSICVSPGGNGTITSSTSETGISYQLFNSGNTAVQTAKSGTGSALSWTGLAAGNGYYVVATNTSTTCSSTSGTVNIVTTPNPVALALTGSMICVSPGANGTITSTASVTGINYQLYNSGNTAVQTAKSGTGSALSWTGLVAGNGYYVTGTNASTTCSSVSNIVDVVNDTQKPTITCPSNVTAVADANSCVATGVNLGTPTISDNCSGTVTTINNAPSSFPIGVTTVTWTATDGMGNTQTCTQTVTVNDTQKPTITCPSNVTAVADTNSCTATGVILGTPATTDNCTGTITVTNDAPSSFPIGVTTVIWTAKDTAGNTQTCTQTVTVNDTQKPTITCPANVTAVADTNSCTATGIVLGTPATTDNCTGTITVTNDAPSSFPIGVTTVTWTAKDTAGNTQTCSQTVTINDTQKPTITCPSNVTTVADTNSCTATGVVLGTPTTTDNCTGTITVTNDAPSSFPIGVTTVTWTAKDTAGNTQTCSQTVKVVGPIKANDDIVLSLNGYTGGTTVSNVLSNDLLNCNNVIASDINLTLTSTLPSVLNFNATTGSVTVNPQTPAGTYSFDYTICEKSNSTNCSTASVKITVVVPTINAVTETTTSINGNTGGTTISLTANDTLNGNPVVIGTNLGEVKLTGITVPTGLTLNPNGTITVAANTPAGNYNVEYSICEITNPTNCDTVISVIVVGKPTIDAVTETATSINGNTGGTTTESLITNDTLNGNPIVIGTNPGEVKLTGITVPTGLTLNANGTITVAANTPAGNYNVEYSICEITNPTNCDTVISVVTVGKPTIDAVTETTTEVNGNTGGTTTSLTANDTLNGNPVVIGTNPGEVKLTGIIVQAGLTLNANGTITVAANTPAGNYNVEYSICEITNPTNCDTVISVVTVGKPTIDAVTETTTEVNGNIGGTTTESLITNDTLNGTPVVIGTNPGEVKLTGITVPTGLTLNANGTVTVAANTPTANYNVEYSICEITNPTNCDTVISVIVVGTPTIDAVTETTTEVNGITGGTTISLTANDTLNGTPVVIGTNPGEVKLTGITVPTGLTLNANGTVTVAANTPAANYNVEYSICEITNPTNCDTVISVIVVGKPTIDAVTETTTEVNGNIGGTTTSLTANDTLNGNPVVIGTNPGEVKLTGITVPTGLTLNANGTVTIAANTPAGNYNVEYSICEITNPTNCDTVISVIVAGKPTIDAVTETTTEVNGNTGGTTTESLITNDTLNGTPVVIGTNPGEVKLTGITVPTGLTLNANGTVTIAANTPAGNYNIEYSICEITNPTNCDTVISVIVVGKPTIDAVTETTTEVNGNTGGTTTSLTANDTLNGSPVVIGTNQGEVKLTGITVPTGLTLNANGTVTIVANTPAGNYNVEYSICEITNPTNCDTVISVVTVGKPTIDAVTETTTEVNGNTGGTTISLTANDTLNGTPVVIGTNPGEVKLTGITVPTGLTLNANGTVTIVANTPAGNYNVEYSICEITNPTNCDVVISIIPVTGGLLQANPDVIPSVVTTNLQQTIVNVFDNDTNNGIAVVPNDVNLSIVTPDPTGILTLNPDGTVTVGANAPAGNYELTYQICEKLNPTNCSSATIKVTVNAPVINAVEDTTTTIINGVVGGKTEPLVANDTLNGLPVVIGTNPGDVKLTGVTLPTGFILNADGTVTVPANTPTGNYNVEYKICEINNPTNCDSATSIIVVNGGVLIANPDVIPSVVATNLPQTIVNVFDNDTNNGLPVIANDMNLTQTVADPTGILTLNPDGTVTVGANAPAGNYELTYQICEKLNPTNCSSATIKVTVNAPVINAVEDTTTTIINGVVGGKTESLVANDTLNGNPVVIGTNPGDVKLTGVTVPTGFILNADGTVTVPANTPAGNYNVEYKICEINNPTNCDSATSIIVVNGGVLIANPDVIPSVVATNQPQTVVNVFDNDTNNGIAVVPNDVNLSIVTADPTGILTLNPDGTVTVGANAPAGNYEIVYQICEKVNTTNCSSASIKVEVKAGIINAVEDTTTTIINGVVGGKTESLVANDTLNGLPVVIGTNPGDVNLTGVTLPTGFILNADGTVTVPANTPAGNYNVEYKICEINNPTNCDSATSIIVVNGGVLIANPDVIPSVIATNQPQTVVNVFDNDTNNGIAVVPNDVNLSIVTADPTGILTLNPDGTVAIGANAPAGNYEIVYQICEKLNPTNCSSATIKVIVNAPVINAVEDTTTTIINGVVGGKTESLVTNDTLNGLPVVIGTNLGDVKLSGITVPTGFILNADGTVTVPANTPAGNYNVEYKICEINNPTNCDSATSIIVVTNGDLHANPDLIPSVVEGKQTQVLLNVFDNDTNSGLPVVPNDLNLTIVTADPTGFLTVNTDGTVRLGANAPAGTYELTYQICEKLNATNCSQAIVRVKVNAVIPITPMQPIFASNDTDVLVDGINGQLEFINVLANDLLNGLPVSASDVIISNTPNPYFEFNSDGTVNVLPNTPGGSYTLAYQICEKANASNCSTATLNVFVEVPAIAIIKTATFNDENRDGYANAGETIAYKFKITNTGNVPLVKIMVTDLLPGIVVSGQEIDLAVNESDENSITAQYKITQTDINLGSVSNQATVKGRSERGVVVEDKSDNTNNTEDKPTVLPLNGCQIEVLNAFSPNGDSKNERFYIRGLECYPDNTVEIYNRWGVLVFDIDHYNNEDRAFVGYSAGRATIKQSDGLPVGTYFYILKYRDSESNQHEKSGYLYINK; this is translated from the coding sequence ATGCGTAACTTTACTCTTAGCAAGTTTAATTCATTTAAACTAGTTTTTTTTATTTTATTATTATTAAGCACTACTCAAACCAGAGCTCAGTTTCCTTATTCGCAGTCATTTAAAAATTCGACAGCACCAGGTGTTTTGTTTGGAGGGAGTCCTGTTGCATTTCTAACAGCAGGGGCAGGAGCAAAAGACGGATATACTGATTTAGAAGGATCGGGTTATTTAAGACTTACAAATAGCCAAGGAAGTCAGAAAGGTATTGTATACTCAGATATGTATTCGTTTCCGTCTGCTTATGGTATGACAATTACATTTGAATATTATACTCATGGGGGAAATGGTGCCGATGGTATAGCTTTTATATTATTTGATGCCACAGCTTCGCCAGTTGCAACTGGTGCTTTTGGAGGTTCTTTGGGTTATGCACAAAGAAATACAGAAACAGGTTTCTCTAAGGGGTATCTTGGAATTGGGATTGATGAATATGGAAATTATTCGGCAAATAATGAAGGAAAAAGTGGTGGAGTAGCAGTATTACCCAGTAATATTACTTTAAGAGGTGCAGGAACAGGAACTACCGGTTATGCTTATTTAACTTCAGTACAAACTACAGCATTAGCAACCCCGTTTAATGTTGCCGGTAATGACAGAACAGCTACTGACAATACTAAAGCCGGATTTAGAAAAATGGAAGTAGTTTTAAAACCACGTTCAGGGGGTGGTTTTTTTATTAATGTTTATCTAACACATGGAAGTGTAAGAGATTTAATTATTAATAACTATGCCTACACAACTACAGCACCTTCAAATTTAAAATTTGCAATTTCTTCTTCGACAGGAGGGTCAAATAATTTTCATGAAATTCGTAATTTAAATATCACAGTAGATCAGTCAACACTTTTAACACCGGTAGCCAATGCCGATTCTTTAATAGGTTGTGTTGGTTTGCCTGCGACTTCTGGAGACATTACTGCAAATGATAATGGTACTGTTAATACATTAGGAACAATTAATAAATCTACTGTAGATTTAGATACTGCTACAGCAGGTATTCAAACATCAAATACAGTTGCCGGAAAAGGAACATTTACATATGATTCATCAACAGGCAATGTTACTTTCACGCCTTTAAACAATACAGTAGTTGGTCCGGTTGCCATTAATTATACGTTTAATGATACGTATAATAAGACATCTAATTCTTCTACAATAACGTACAATACTTATACGCCAATAGCTAATAATACAATTACTGCACCTTCGCCATCTTCATTTTGTACAAGTCCAAATGATCCGGGTAATATTGTTGGATCAACTGCAACAGGTGGTACAACTACATTAACATATCAATGGTACAGTAGTTTAGATAATGTAACTTTTAATCCTATTTCAGGAGCTACCGGTTTAAGTTATGATCCGCCTAGCACAAGTACAACAGCATATTATAGAAGAGAAGTAACATCAGCAACCTGTAAAAACACAAGTAATGTAGTGTCTATAATTTTTGGAACTGCAAGTACACCAACCGCTACAGCTGCAACGGCCGTAACATGTAATAGTTTTACAGCAAACTGGAATGCAGTACCTAATGCTTCATCCTATGGATTATCAGTTTCTACAAATTCAGGATTTACCAGCCATGTAGGTAATTTTGATGGAAGGGATCTTACCTCTGCCACTTCGTATAATGTTACAGGTTTAACTTCCGGACAAACATATTATTTCAAAGTTTGGTCTTTCAATTCATGCGGAGTTGGAGCAACATCATCTAATGTGATTTCAGTAATTGTAGGTAATGGATCGGTTGCCGGAACAGTATCTTCAGCACAAACAATTTGTTCAGGGTCATCTCCCGCAGATTTAACTTTAAATGGTTATACAGGAACAATTCAATGGCAGTCATCAACAGATAATAGCTCTTTCAATAATATTTTGTCAGCCACTGGCTCAACTTTAACAAGTGCCCAAATGGGTACACTTTCGGCAAATAAATATTATAGAGCAGTCGTAACCAGTGGTTCATGTACACCGGCAAATACAGCTTCTGTTTTAATTACAATTAGTCCGGTACCAACATTAGCAACAGCTGCACAATCAGCTACGGTTTGTGTGGGTTCTACAGCAAGAATAAACTTAACAGGTTTATTGGCCAATAGTACATCTACTATTGTTTATTCTATAGATGGAGTATCTCAAACCCCGGTTACGGGAGTAATCGCAAATGCATCAGGTGCGAGCGGATTTGATTCTGCAGTTTTAACAGCTGCCAATGATGGAAAAATATTAAAAATAACAGGAATTACAACAACAAGTACAACACCAAACTGTACAAGTGCTGTTGATAAAGATGTAGTACTAAGTGTAAATGCCACTTCAATTGGAGGAACAATTGCAGCAGTACCGGCAATTTGTGCGGGAACTTCACCAGCCAATTTAGTTTTAAGCGGAAATACAGGAACAGTTGTAAAATGGCAGAAATCTACCGATTCTGGATTTACAAGCCCTGTTGATATTGCAGGAAATTCAACCACGTTAACAGGAGCAACTATTGGAAACTTAAATACCAGTACTTATTTTAGAGCTATAGTTCAAAATGGAGTTTGTTCTGCAGCTTTCTCTAGTTCTGTCCTTGTAACTGTTAATGCATTACCAACTATACTTTCATTAACCGGAAATACCATTTGTGTTTCACCGGGTGGAAACGGAACCATTACATCTTCAACTTCAGAAACAGGAATAAGTTATCAATTATATAATTCAGGTAATACCGCAGTTCAAACAGCAAAATCAGGTACAGGATCAGCATTAAGCTGGACAGGTCTTGCAGCCGGAAATGGTTATTATGTGATTGCAACAAATACTTCTACGACTTGTACTTCTACAAGTGGTACAGTAAATATTACAACAACGCCAAATCCTGTAGCACTTACATTAACAGGAAGTTCGATTTGTGTTTCGCCTGGCGGAAACGGAACCATTACATCTTCAACTTCGGCGACGGGAATAAATTATCAGTTATATAATTCAGGTAATACCGCAGTTCAAACAGCAAAATCAGGTACAGGATCAGCATTAAGCTGGACAGGTCTTGCAGCCGGAAATGGTTATTATGTGATTGCAACAAATACTTCTACGACTTGTACTTCTACAAGCAGTACAGTAAATATTACAACAACGCCAAATCCTGTAGTTCTTATATTAACAGGAAGTTCAATTTGTGTTTCACCTGGTGGAAACGGAACCATCACATCTTCAACTTCAGAAACAGGAATAAGTTACCAATTATTTAATTCAGGTAATACGGCAGTTCAAACGGCAAAATCAGGTACAGGATCAGCATTAAGTTGGACAGGTCTTGCAGCTGGAAACGGTTATTATGTAGTTGCAACAAACACTTCTACTACTTGTTCTTCTACAAGCGGTACAGTAAATATTGTTACAACACCAAATCCTGTAGCCCTTGCATTAACAGGAAGTATGATTTGCGTTTCACCTGGAGCAAATGGAACCATTACATCCACAGCTTCAGTAACAGGAATCAATTATCAATTATATAATTCAGGTAATACGGCAGTTCAAACAGCAAAATCAGGTACAGGATCAGCTTTAAGCTGGACAGGTCTTGTAGCTGGAAATGGTTATTATGTGACAGGAACAAACGCTTCAACTACTTGTTCATCTGTGAGTAATATAGTTGATGTTGTAAATGATACTCAAAAGCCAACAATTACTTGTCCATCAAATGTTACGGCTGTAGCCGATGCCAATTCATGCGTTGCTACTGGAGTAAATTTAGGAACGCCTACAATTTCAGATAACTGTAGTGGAACAGTAACAACAATAAACAATGCACCATCGAGTTTTCCAATTGGAGTTACAACAGTAACATGGACAGCTACAGATGGTATGGGAAACACACAAACCTGTACCCAAACAGTAACAGTAAACGATACCCAAAAACCAACAATTACGTGCCCATCAAATGTTACGGCTGTAGCCGATACCAATTCATGTACTGCTACAGGAGTAATTTTAGGAACACCAGCAACAACGGACAATTGCACAGGCACAATAACAGTAACCAACGATGCGCCATCAAGCTTTCCAATTGGTGTTACAACCGTAATCTGGACTGCTAAAGATACAGCAGGGAACACACAAACCTGTACCCAAACAGTAACAGTAAACGATACCCAAAAACCAACAATTACGTGTCCAGCAAATGTTACGGCTGTAGCCGATACCAATTCATGTACTGCTACAGGAATTGTTTTGGGAACACCAGCAACAACGGACAATTGCACAGGCACAATAACAGTTACCAACGATGCGCCATCAAGCTTTCCAATTGGTGTTACAACCGTAACCTGGACTGCTAAAGATACAGCAGGAAATACGCAAACCTGTAGCCAAACAGTAACAATAAACGATACCCAAAAACCAACAATTACGTGCCCATCAAATGTTACGACTGTAGCCGATACCAATTCATGTACTGCTACAGGAGTTGTCTTGGGAACACCAACAACGACGGACAATTGCACAGGCACAATAACAGTAACCAACGATGCGCCATCAAGTTTTCCAATTGGTGTTACAACCGTAACCTGGACTGCTAAAGACACAGCAGGAAACACACAAACCTGTTCTCAAACAGTTAAAGTAGTAGGTCCAATTAAAGCAAATGATGATATTGTATTATCATTAAATGGATATACAGGAGGAACTACTGTTTCAAACGTATTAAGTAATGATCTTTTAAATTGTAATAATGTAATTGCAAGTGATATAAATCTTACTTTAACAAGTACTTTACCATCGGTTTTAAATTTTAATGCAACTACTGGATCAGTAACAGTTAATCCACAAACTCCTGCGGGAACTTACTCATTCGATTATACAATCTGTGAAAAATCAAATAGCACTAATTGCAGTACAGCTTCAGTTAAAATAACAGTTGTTGTTCCAACAATAAATGCGGTAACAGAAACGACAACATCAATCAACGGAAATACCGGCGGCACCACAATTTCATTAACTGCTAACGATACCTTAAACGGAAATCCTGTAGTTATCGGAACAAATCTGGGAGAAGTAAAATTAACAGGCATCACAGTTCCAACAGGATTGACACTAAACCCAAACGGAACAATAACTGTTGCAGCAAATACTCCGGCAGGAAACTACAATGTAGAATACAGCATCTGCGAAATTACCAATCCAACAAACTGCGACACAGTAATTTCAGTAATTGTAGTTGGAAAACCAACAATTGATGCAGTAACAGAAACTGCAACATCAATCAACGGAAATACTGGAGGCACAACAACAGAATCACTAATTACAAACGATACCTTAAACGGAAATCCTATAGTTATCGGAACAAATCCCGGTGAAGTAAAATTAACAGGCATCACAGTTCCAACAGGATTGACACTAAACGCAAACGGAACAATAACTGTTGCAGCAAATACTCCGGCAGGAAACTACAATGTAGAATACAGCATCTGCGAAATTACCAATCCAACAAACTGCGATACAGTAATTTCAGTAGTTACAGTTGGAAAACCAACAATCGATGCGGTAACAGAAACGACAACAGAAGTTAACGGAAATACTGGAGGAACAACAACTTCATTAACTGCTAACGATACCTTAAACGGAAATCCTGTTGTAATTGGAACAAATCCCGGTGAAGTAAAATTAACAGGCATCATAGTCCAAGCAGGTTTAACACTAAACGCAAACGGAACAATAACTGTTGCAGCAAATACTCCGGCAGGAAATTATAACGTAGAATACAGCATCTGCGAAATTACCAATCCAACAAACTGCGACACAGTAATTTCAGTAGTTACAGTTGGAAAACCAACAATTGACGCTGTAACAGAAACTACAACAGAAGTTAACGGAAATATTGGAGGCACAACAACAGAATCACTAATTACAAACGATACCTTAAACGGAACTCCGGTTGTAATTGGAACAAATCCGGGAGAAGTAAAACTAACAGGTATTACAGTTCCGACAGGATTGACACTAAACGCAAACGGAACAGTAACTGTTGCAGCAAATACTCCTACAGCAAATTATAACGTAGAATACAGTATCTGCGAAATCACCAACCCAACAAACTGCGATACAGTAATTTCAGTAATTGTAGTTGGAACACCAACAATAGATGCGGTTACCGAAACGACAACAGAAGTTAACGGAATCACAGGCGGCACCACAATCTCATTAACTGCAAACGATACTTTAAACGGAACTCCTGTAGTTATCGGAACAAATCCGGGTGAAGTAAAATTAACAGGCATCACGGTTCCAACAGGATTGACACTAAACGCAAACGGAACAGTAACTGTTGCAGCAAATACTCCTGCAGCAAATTATAACGTAGAATACAGTATCTGCGAAATCACTAATCCAACAAACTGCGATACAGTAATTTCAGTAATTGTAGTTGGAAAACCAACAATTGATGCAGTAACAGAAACGACAACAGAAGTTAACGGAAATATTGGAGGCACAACAACTTCATTAACAGCCAACGATACCTTAAACGGAAATCCTGTAGTTATCGGAACAAATCCCGGTGAAGTAAAACTAACGGGTATTACAGTTCCAACAGGATTGACACTAAACGCAAACGGAACAGTAACTATTGCAGCAAATACTCCGGCAGGAAATTATAACGTAGAATACAGTATCTGCGAAATCACCAATCCAACAAACTGCGATACAGTAATTTCAGTAATTGTAGCTGGAAAACCAACAATCGATGCGGTAACAGAAACGACAACAGAAGTTAACGGAAATACTGGAGGAACAACAACAGAATCACTAATTACAAACGATACCTTAAACGGAACTCCTGTAGTTATCGGAACAAATCCGGGAGAAGTAAAACTAACGGGTATTACAGTTCCAACAGGATTGACACTAAACGCAAACGGAACAGTAACTATTGCAGCAAATACTCCGGCGGGAAATTATAACATAGAATACAGCATCTGCGAAATTACCAATCCAACGAACTGCGATACAGTAATTTCAGTAATTGTAGTTGGAAAACCAACAATTGATGCAGTAACAGAAACTACAACAGAAGTTAACGGAAATACTGGAGGAACAACAACTTCATTAACAGCCAACGATACCTTAAACGGAAGTCCGGTTGTAATTGGAACAAATCAGGGAGAAGTAAAATTAACAGGCATCACAGTTCCAACAGGATTAACATTAAACGCGAATGGAACAGTAACAATTGTAGCGAACACTCCGGCAGGAAATTATAATGTAGAATACAGTATCTGTGAAATTACCAATCCAACAAACTGCGACACAGTAATTTCAGTAGTTACAGTTGGAAAACCAACAATTGACGCTGTAACAGAAACTACAACAGAAGTTAACGGAAATACCGGCGGCACAACAATTTCACTAACAGCAAACGATACCTTAAATGGAACTCCTGTAGTTATCGGAACAAATCCGGGAGAAGTAAAACTAACAGGCATCACAGTTCCAACAGGATTGACATTAAACGCGAATGGAACAGTAACAATTGTAGCGAACACTCCGGCAGGAAATTATAATGTAGAATACAGTATCTGTGAAATTACCAATCCAACAAACTGCGATGTTGTAATAAGTATTATTCCAGTTACAGGCGGACTACTTCAGGCAAATCCTGATGTAATTCCTTCGGTAGTTACAACAAATCTGCAACAAACTATTGTGAATGTTTTTGATAACGATACCAATAACGGAATCGCTGTTGTACCAAATGATGTAAATCTTTCAATAGTAACTCCGGATCCAACAGGAATTTTAACCTTAAACCCTGACGGAACGGTAACTGTAGGAGCAAACGCACCAGCAGGAAACTATGAATTGACTTATCAAATTTGTGAGAAATTAAACCCGACAAATTGCAGTTCAGCAACTATAAAAGTAACAGTAAACGCTCCAGTTATCAATGCAGTTGAAGATACTACAACAACAATTATCAATGGAGTTGTTGGCGGAAAAACAGAACCGTTAGTTGCAAATGATACTTTAAACGGATTACCGGTTGTTATCGGAACAAATCCAGGAGACGTAAAACTAACAGGAGTAACACTTCCAACAGGATTTATTTTAAATGCAGACGGAACAGTAACGGTTCCGGCAAATACTCCGACAGGAAATTATAATGTAGAATACAAAATTTGTGAGATCAACAATCCAACAAATTGTGATAGTGCGACTTCAATAATTGTGGTTAACGGAGGCGTTTTAATTGCAAATCCAGATGTAATTCCTTCGGTAGTTGCAACAAATCTGCCACAAACTATTGTGAATGTTTTTGACAACGATACCAATAACGGATTACCAGTTATTGCAAATGATATGAACCTGACACAAACTGTTGCAGATCCAACAGGAATTTTAACCTTAAATCCTGACGGAACAGTAACTGTAGGAGCAAATGCACCAGCAGGAAACTACGAATTGACTTATCAAATCTGCGAAAAATTAAACCCGACAAATTGCAGTTCAGCAACTATAAAAGTAACAGTAAACGCTCCGGTTATCAATGCAGTTGAAGATACTACAACAACAATTATCAATGGCGTTGTTGGCGGAAAAACTGAATCGTTAGTTGCAAATGATACTTTAAACGGAAATCCTGTAGTTATCGGAACAAATCCGGGAGACGTAAAACTAACAGGAGTAACAGTTCCAACAGGATTTATTTTAAATGCAGACGGAACAGTAACGGTTCCTGCAAATACTCCGGCAGGAAATTATAATGTAGAATACAAAATTTGTGAGATCAATAATCCAACAAATTGTGATAGTGCAACTTCAATAATTGTGGTTAATGGAGGCGTTTTAATTGCAAATCCTGATGTAATTCCTTCGGTAGTTGCAACAAACCAACCACAAACTGTTGTGAATGTTTTTGATAACGATACCAATAATGGAATCGCTGTTGTACCAAATGATGTAAACCTTTCAATAGTCACTGCAGATCCAACAGGAATTTTAACCTTAAACCCTGACGGAACAGTAACTGTAGGAGCAAACGCACCAGCAGGAAACTATGAAATTGTATATCAAATCTGCGAGAAAGTAAACACAACAAATTGTAGTTCGGCTTCAATAAAAGTAGAAGTTAAAGCAGGAATCATCAACGCAGTTGAAGATACTACAACAACAATTATCAACGGAGTTGTTGGCGGGAAAACAGAATCGTTAGTTGCAAATGATACGTTAAACGGATTACCTGTTGTTATCGGAACAAATCCGGGAGACGTAAACCTAACAGGAGTAACACTTCCAACAGGATTTATTTTAAATGCAGACGGAACAGTAACGGTTCCTGCAAATACTCCGGCAGGAAATTATAATGTAGAATACAAAATTTGTGAGATCAATAATCCAACGAATTGTGATAGTGCGACTTCAATAATTGTGGTTAACGGAGGCGTTTTAATTGCAAATCCTGATGTAATTCCTTCGGTAATTGCAACAAACCAACCACAAACTGTTGTGAATGTTTTTGATAACGATACCAATAATGGAATCGCTGTTGTACCAAATGATGTAAATCTTTCAATAGTAACTGCAGATCCAACAGGAATTTTAACCTTAAACCCTGACGGAACAGTAGCTATCGGGGCAAACGCACCTGCAGGAAACTATGAAATTGTGTATCAAATTTGCGAAAAACTGAACCCAACAAATTGTAGTTCAGCAACTATAAAAGTAATAGTAAACGCGCCGGTTATCAATGCAGTTGAAGATACTACAACAACAATTATCAATGGCGTTGTTGGCGGAAAAACAGAATCATTAGTTACAAATGATACTTTAAACGGATTACCGGTTGTTATCGGAACAAATCTGGGAGATGTAAAACTTTCAGGCATTACCGTTCCAACAGGATTTATTTTAAATGCAGACGGAACAGTAACGGTTCCTGCAAATACTCCGGCAGGAAATTATAATGTAGAATACAAAATTTGTGAGATCAACAATCCAACAAATTGTGATAGTGCTACGTCTATAATTGTTGTAACAAACGGAGATCTTCATGCAAACCCGGATTTAATTCCTTCAGTAGTTGAAGGAAAACAGACGCAAGTTCTTTTGAATGTTTTTGATAATGATACTAATAGTGGATTGCCAGTTGTACCAAATGATTTGAACCTTACGATAGTAACGGCAGATCCAACAGGTTTCTTAACAGTGAATACTGACGGAACGGTAAGATTAGGAGCAAACGCACCTGCAGGAACTTATGAACTGACTTATCAAATTTGTGAGAAACTAAACGCCACAAATTGTAGTCAGGCAATTGTGCGTGTTAAAGTAAATGCAGTTATACCAATTACTCCAATGCAGCCAATTTTTGCGAGTAATGATACAGATGTTTTAGTTGACGGAATTAACGGTCAATTAGAATTTATAAATGTTTTGGCAAATGATTTATTAAACGGATTGCCGGTAAGTGCATCAGATGTAATAATTTCAAATACTCCAAATCCTTATTTTGAATTTAATTCAGATGGAACCGTAAATGTATTACCAAATACACCGGGAGGAAGTTACACATTAGCGTATCAAATTTGTGAAAAAGCAAATGCATCAAATTGCAGTACTGCTACATTAAATGTTTTTGTCGAAGTTCCCGCAATTGCAATTATTAAAACAGCAACTTTCAATGATGAAAATAGAGACGGATATGCAAATGCTGGAGAAACGATTGCTTATAAATTTAAAATAACCAATACCGGAAATGTTCCATTAGTAAAAATTATGGTAACAGATCTTTTACCGGGAATTGTGGTTTCAGGACAGGAAATTGATTTAGCCGTAAACGAATCTGATGAAAATAGTATTACAGCTCAATATAAAATTACCCAAACAGATATCAATTTAGGAAGCGTAAGCAATCAGGCAACTGTAAAAGGACGCAGTGAAAGAGGAGTTGTTGTCGAGGATAAATCAGACAATACAAATAATACAGAAGATAAGCCAACAGTTTTACCTTTAAACGGCTGTCAGATAGAAGTGCTGAATGCTTTCTCTCCAAACGGAGATAGTAAAAATGAAAGATTCTACATTCGAGGATTAGAATGTTATCCTGATAATACTGTTGAAATATACAATCGCTGGGGAGTTTTAGTATTTGATATCGATCATTATAATAATGAAGACAGAGCTTTTGTTGGATATTCAGCAGGTCGTGCAACAATTAAACAATCAGATGGATTGCCGGTTGGAACCTATTTCTACATTTTAAAATATAGAGACAGCGAATCAAATCAGCATGAAAAATCAGGTTACTTATATATCAATAAATAA